The Alnus glutinosa chromosome 7, dhAlnGlut1.1, whole genome shotgun sequence genome includes a region encoding these proteins:
- the LOC133873290 gene encoding uncharacterized protein LOC133873290, translated as MGFENLFVVDCKGRSGGLALLWKSEVQLDIQNYSHRHINAFIQRSSGEPFWKLTGFYRHPESAKRHEAWALLQYLSKLDPTPWLCGGDFNKIISVLEKSSTSSRPKSRRLEVEAKSQGNWLKFGNRSYKYFHACASQKQYRRNIQNIQDQDGLFCSSHEEIENTFVQYFKDLFTAGENLDVGTCTRVLEPKVTPRMNQQLLATFTEEEISNALNQMAPLKALGPDGFSSCFYKQNWAVVKAEVCAAILLYDFESSLYDSESPLSD; from the exons ATGGGTTTTGAAAATCTATTTGTGGTGGATTGTAAGGGGAGAAGTGGTGGTTTGGCTTTGTTGTGGAAGTCGGAGGTACAGCTTGATATACAAAATTATAGCCACCGGCACATCAATGCCTTTATCCAGAGAAGTAGTGGTGAGCCCTTTTGGAAGCTCACAGGCTTCTACAGACATCCGGAGTCTGCGAAGAGGCATGAAGCATGGGCCTTACTCCAATACCTTTCAAAATTGGACCCGACACCATGGCTTTGTGGGGGGGATTTCAACAAGATCATTTCTGTCTTAGAGAAATCAAGCACATCTAGTCGACCAAAGAGTC GAAGACTTGAAGTGGAAGCAAAGAGCCAAGGAAATTGGCTAAAATTTGGCAATAGGAGTTATAAATATTTCCACGCATGTGCCAGCCAGAAGCAGTACCGTAGAAATATCCAGAATATCCAGGACCAGGATGGCCTGTTTTGTAGCTCTCATGAAGAAATAGAGAACACCTTTGTCCAGTATTTCAAGGATTTATTCACTGCAGGGGAGAATCTGGACGTGGGGACATGCACAAGAGTACTAGAGCCGAAGGTAACCCCGAGGATGAACCAGCAGTTGTTGGCAACTTTTACAGAGGAGGAAATTTCTAATGCATTGAACCAAATGGCACCTTTAAAGGCCCTTGGCCCAGATGGTTTCTCTTCATGTTTCTACAAGCAAAATTGGGCTGTTGTGAAAGCTGAGGTATGTGCGGCCATTCTCCTATATGATTTTGAGAGTTCACTATATGATTCTGAGAGTCCACTTTCTGATTGA